The Humulus lupulus chromosome 3, drHumLupu1.1, whole genome shotgun sequence genome window below encodes:
- the LOC133822889 gene encoding pentatricopeptide repeat-containing protein At2g20540-like — MSLYTAMTRRCLLLLERCKNMQDLKQAHASIVTTGLGSNSFALSRVLEFCSNPHHGNPFHAWKIFQHIHKPTICIWNTILKAFLLHNELIQTILVYRNLLQSGIAPDNYTLPYVLKACSRLKSVRLGDSVHGYGMKLGLVFDIFVGNSLIVMYSEFRNMEGARYVFDEMPNLSVVSWTVMISGYAKVGEVDNARLFFDVAPVRDRGIWGAMISGYVQNACFKEGLYLFRVLQLRDIEPDEAIFVSILCGCAHLGALDVGIWIHRYLDRLGLPLSIRLGTSLIDMYAKCGNLDLAKRIFYEMPQKDTVCWNAMISAMAINGDGETALELFRDMEKTGVPPDDITFIAIFTACSYSGMTYIGLLMFEKMLGVYRIEPKTEHYGCIVDLLSRAGFFEEAKQIVQRVIISSNPSEEEVAWRAFLSACCTHGQAQLAELAFGKLSELECGSGLYVLLSNLYASAGKDADAGRVRKLMKHRGVEKVPGCSLIEINGGVHEFIAGEKIHPQMEDIHSVLEKLNKHLIIQGTSHTQL, encoded by the coding sequence ATGTCACTGTATACTGCCATGACTAGGAGATGTCTCCTACTTTTGGAGAGATGCAAGAACATGCAAGACCTGAAGCAAGCCCATGCATCAATCGTCACCACCGGTCTTGGCAGTAATAGCTTTGCTCTGAGCAGAGTCTTGGAGTTTTGCTCAAACCCACATCATGGTAACCCTTTTCATGCTTGGAAAATTTTCCAACACATTCACAAGCCCACCATTTGCATTTGGAATACCATCTTGAAAGCTTTCTTACTCCACAATGAACTCATTCAAACTATACTTGTATATAGAAACTTGTTACAGAGTGGGATAGCCCCAGACAATTATACTCTTCCGTATGTGTTAAAGGCTTGTTCTAGGCTAAAAAGTGTTCGTCTTGGGGATTCGGTTCATGGGTATGGCATGAAATTGGGTCTAGTGTTTGATATATTTGTGGGCAACTCTTTAATTGTCATGTACAGTGAGTTTCGTAACATGGAAGGTGCACGGTACGTGTTTGATGAAATGCCTAATCTTAGTGTGGTTTCATGGACGGTCATGATTTCAGGGTATGCAAAAGTAGGGGAAGTTGACAATGCGAGACTGTTCTTTGATGTGGCGCCGGTGAGAGATAGAGGGATATGGGGAGCAATGATTTCAGGGTATGTTCAGAACGCTTGTTTTAAGGAAGGTCTTTACTTGTTTCGTGTACTGCAGCTCAGGGATATAGAGCCTGATGAGGCCATCTTTGTCAGTATTCTTTGTGGTTGTGCTCATTTGGGAGCTCTCGATGTTGGGATTTGGATTCACAGGTATTTGGATCGTCTTGGATTGCCCTTGAGCATTCGATTGGGTACCAGTCTTATAGACATGTATGCTAAGTGTGGGAATTTGGATTTAGCTAAGAGGATTTTTTATGAGATGCCACAGAAAGACACCGTTTGCTGGAATGCTATGATTTCGGCCATGGCAATCAATGGAGATGGAGAAACTGCACTCGAACTATTTCGAGATATGGAAAAGACAGGTGTGCCACCAGACGACATCACCTTCATCGCCATTTTTACTGCCTGTAGTTATTCAGGTATGACATATATAGGCCTGCTGATGTTTGAAAAAATGCTTGGAGTGTACAGAATTGAACCCAAAACTGAGCACTACGGATGTATAGTAGATCTTCTTAGTCGAGCAGGGTTTTTTGAAGAAGCAAAACAAATAGTTCAAAGAGTGATAATTTCAAGTAACCCCTCTGAAGAGGAAGTAGCTTGGAGGGCGTTTCTTAGTGCTTGCTGTACTCACGGGCAGGCTCAACTAGCTGAGCTTGCCTTTGGGAAGCTCTCGGAGTTGGAGTGCGGAAGTGGGCTTTATGTTCTACTCTCAAATTTATACGCTTCTGCTGGAAAAGATGCTGATGCTGGAAGAGTGAGGAAGCTGATGAAACATAGAGGAGTTGAAAAGGTACCGGGATGTAGCTTGATCGAGATCAATGGTGGAGTTCATGAGTTTATTGCAGGAGAAAAGATACACCCGCAGATGGAAGACATTCACTCGGTTTTGGAGAAGTTAAACAAGCACTTAATTATTCAGGGTACATCACATACTCAACTCTAA
- the LOC133822890 gene encoding probable leucine-rich repeat receptor-like protein kinase At1g35710: MGLRFLVPAFCLIFAFPLLVHAKTLKRDVKALNEIKASLGWRVVYAWIGDDPCGDGDLPPWSGVTCSTQGDYRVVTELEVYAVSIVGPFPTAVTNLLDLTRLDLHNNKLTGPIPPQIGRLKRLKILNLRWNKLQDVIPPEIGELKSLTHLYLSFNNFKGEIPKELANLPELRYLYLHENRLTGRIPAELGTLQKLQHLDVGNNHLVGTIRELIRIEGCFPALRNIYLNNNYFTGGIPSQLANLTNLEILYLSYNKMSGIIPSELARIPKLTYLYLDHNQFSGRIPDAFYKHPFLKEMFIEGNSFRSGVNPIGLHKVLELSDADFLV, encoded by the exons ATGGGGCTGCGTTTTCTGGTTCCGGCATTTTGTCTGATCTTCGCATTTCCTCTCCTTGTCCACGCCAAAACCCTCAAACGCGACG TGAAAGCTCTGAATGAGATAAAAGCGTCACTCGGATGGAGAGTGGTTTATGCTTGGATTGGAGACGACCCTTGTGGCGATGGCGATCTTCCGCCTTGGTCTGGGGTCACATGCTCTACTCAAGGGGATTACCGAGTTGTTACTGAGTT GGAAGTTTATGCAGTTTCGATCGTGGGACCTTTTCCTACTGCCGTGACTAATCTATTGGACCTCACGAGGCT AGATCTCCATAACAACAAGTTGACAGGGCCTATTCCTCCTCAAATTGGACGGTTGAAGCGTCTCAAGATACT TAATTTGCGATGGAATAAGCTACAGGATGTTATTCCCCCTGAAATTGGTGAGCTTAAGAGCCTAACGCATTT ATATCTGAGCTTCAACAACTTCAAAGGGGAAATTCCTAAGGAACTTGCTAACCTTCCAGAGCTTCGCTATCTCTATCTACATGAAAATCGCCTTACTGGGCGGATTCCAGCAGAATTGGGGACCCTACAAAAGCTTCAACACTT GGATGTTGGTAACAATCACTTGGTGGGCACTATAAGAGAACTTATACGGATTGAAGGTTGTTTTCCAGCTCTTCGCAACAT CTACTTGAATAACAATTATTTTACTGGAGGAATTCCATCACAACTGGCAAACTTGACCAACTTGGAAATTTT GTACTTGTCTTACAATAAGATGTCTGGGATAATACCATCTGAGCTTGCTCGCATTCCTAAATTAACCTATCT GTACTTGGATCACAACCAGTTCTCTGGAAGGATTCCCGACGCCTTCTATAAACACCCATTCTTgaaagaaat GTTCATTGAAGGAAACTCATTTCGATCGGGTGTAAACCCAATTGGTCTCCACAAAGTTCTTGAACTTTCTGATGCAGATTTTCTTGTTTAG